One uncultured Caproiciproducens sp. DNA segment encodes these proteins:
- the xrtG gene encoding exosortase family protein XrtG, whose protein sequence is MMTISIICFVIWLYFLRVGYRSRLDFFTFVWGSVGFFIFMMIWISPAVTIPFSRLVAYVSGLLGQATHLYEASTQLGVLFVPNARSAVISLYIDLECSGIIEIMAFTAMLWFFPVYSTIEKLSINIGAVVWIFAANILRVFIICMMVYYYGSGIFYFAHSIVGRLVFYALSIILYFIVFTKSQIIRQKVGGFSYAGNH, encoded by the coding sequence ATGATGACAATATCGATCATTTGTTTTGTCATATGGCTCTATTTTCTCAGGGTAGGATATCGATCCAGATTGGATTTTTTTACCTTCGTTTGGGGAAGCGTAGGGTTCTTTATTTTTATGATGATTTGGATTAGCCCTGCTGTTACGATTCCATTTTCGAGATTGGTTGCCTATGTTTCAGGGCTATTGGGACAAGCTACCCATTTATACGAAGCCTCGACTCAGTTGGGGGTTTTATTTGTTCCCAATGCCAGGTCGGCCGTAATTTCCTTATACATAGATTTGGAATGTTCCGGAATTATTGAAATTATGGCATTTACCGCTATGCTTTGGTTTTTCCCCGTCTATAGCACGATTGAAAAATTGAGCATCAACATCGGCGCGGTTGTATGGATTTTTGCTGCCAACATTCTGCGCGTATTTATTATTTGCATGATGGTTTATTACTATGGCAGCGGCATATTCTATTTTGCCCATTCAATTGTTGGCCGGCTTGTATTTTATGCTTTATCCATTATTTTATATTTTATCGTTTTTACAAAGTCTCAAATAATAAGACAAAAGGTAGGAGGATTTAGTTATGCTGGCAATCATTAA
- a CDS encoding Firmicu-CTERM sorting domain-containing protein: MKKLKVLIMFFISFIFLSNLTPVYAAAADHSIPADSGNQVIQIDGSFDDWVNVPYSYEYNWDNPYIFENQWNPVTQKNETVTITDENGKPYNTTIRHKMSLYRDDKYVYVHIIMAKNWYTSLNGYDYQFWCDGQMAAFQVVLPGGGTITNGSFGAGLHPVEVRHRDSGISNSIAKDSLAMLKRNAGGINDELELKIPYSEFQRQNQNIDPGNIRVLEFFTPNLMYRRIACAGTDTAPYIGITVCAAIAGVGYLFYKKKGKLTV; the protein is encoded by the coding sequence GTGAAAAAATTAAAAGTATTGATAATGTTTTTTATTTCCTTCATTTTTCTGAGTAATTTGACGCCAGTTTACGCTGCGGCTGCCGATCATAGTATTCCCGCTGATTCCGGTAATCAAGTCATTCAGATTGACGGGTCTTTTGATGATTGGGTAAATGTCCCGTATTCATATGAATATAATTGGGACAATCCTTACATATTCGAAAATCAATGGAATCCGGTTACGCAAAAAAATGAAACAGTTACGATCACCGATGAAAACGGAAAACCCTATAACACTACCATTCGTCATAAGATGTCACTTTACAGAGATGACAAATATGTATATGTACATATTATTATGGCAAAAAACTGGTACACCAGCCTGAATGGTTATGATTATCAATTTTGGTGTGACGGACAAATGGCCGCATTTCAAGTTGTACTGCCGGGCGGGGGCACCATAACGAACGGTTCGTTTGGCGCAGGGCTTCATCCGGTGGAAGTCAGACACCGTGACTCGGGCATTTCAAATTCTATTGCAAAAGATTCTCTGGCGATGCTGAAACGAAATGCGGGCGGCATTAACGATGAGCTTGAGTTGAAAATTCCCTATTCGGAATTTCAAAGACAAAATCAAAATATTGACCCGGGAAATATCCGGGTATTGGAATTTTTTACACCCAATTTAATGTACAGGCGCATTGCGTGTGCCGGTACGGATACAGCGCCTTACATCGGGATTACCGTTTGCGCCGCTATAGCCGGGGTTGGATATTTATTTTATAAAAAGAAAGGGAAGCTGACTGTATGA
- a CDS encoding 6-carboxytetrahydropterin synthase yields MAYRAYKYTFKLHIAHNLNTSLSEQQAHFHTLKIVLYLEKQGNVFASYEYIEKIIDDYLEQYKGKYLNNTVPFANSSPTVENIGTLFYNDLQSIVLTNHYDLLKLEISESPTRVFTISDKILLSC; encoded by the coding sequence ATGGCTTACAGAGCATATAAATATACATTTAAGCTCCACATTGCTCATAACTTGAACACATCGTTATCCGAACAGCAAGCACATTTTCACACCTTGAAAATAGTCCTTTATCTTGAAAAACAGGGGAATGTATTTGCGAGTTATGAATATATCGAAAAAATTATTGACGATTATCTGGAACAATACAAAGGGAAGTATTTAAACAATACGGTACCATTCGCAAATTCCAGTCCAACTGTAGAAAATATAGGGACTTTGTTTTATAACGATCTTCAGTCAATCGTCTTGACAAATCATTACGATTTGCTAAAGCTTGAGATCAGCGAGTCTCCAACCAGAGTTTTTACGATTTCAGATAAAATATTATTATCATGTTAA
- a CDS encoding MBL fold metallo-hydrolase: protein MYELQQVGEKTYYINCPAKMGIFKINDTDICLIDSGNDKDAGKKVQKILEANHWVLKMIINTHSHADHIGGNNLLQQRTGCSIYAAGIDRAFINDPILEPSFLYGGFPCKELRNKFLFAQSSDVLELTEDVLPEGLQMTAINGHSLSMTALKTCDDVWFLADCLTSENIIEKYHISFLYDVASYIQSLEKVKTLEGRLFIPAHAEPTENIGHLVEANLKKVSDIIDNLKKICVDAISFDDILKAVFERYNLNMDFNQYVLVGSTVRSYLAYLHDNGMINTGFINNKLCWVTVNK, encoded by the coding sequence ATGTACGAATTACAGCAAGTTGGAGAAAAAACATATTATATCAATTGTCCTGCTAAAATGGGTATTTTTAAAATTAATGACACGGATATTTGCCTTATTGACAGTGGCAATGACAAGGACGCCGGAAAGAAAGTTCAGAAAATCCTCGAAGCAAATCATTGGGTGTTAAAAATGATTATTAACACTCACTCACACGCAGATCATATTGGTGGAAATAATTTATTGCAGCAGCGGACAGGCTGTTCAATTTATGCTGCCGGAATAGACCGGGCTTTCATAAACGACCCTATATTAGAACCATCTTTTCTTTATGGAGGATTCCCCTGCAAAGAACTTCGCAATAAATTTTTATTTGCACAAAGCAGTGATGTGCTGGAACTGACGGAAGATGTTTTACCGGAAGGGCTACAAATGACAGCTATTAACGGACATTCCCTTTCTATGACAGCATTGAAAACTTGTGATGATGTTTGGTTTTTGGCAGATTGCCTAACCAGCGAAAATATTATCGAGAAATACCATATTTCTTTTCTTTATGATGTCGCCAGTTACATACAAAGTCTCGAAAAAGTAAAAACACTTGAAGGCAGATTGTTTATACCCGCTCACGCAGAACCCACAGAAAATATAGGGCATTTGGTGGAAGCTAACCTGAAAAAGGTAAGTGATATTATCGATAACCTGAAAAAAATTTGTGTCGATGCAATCAGTTTTGATGATATTTTAAAAGCTGTTTTTGAAAGATACAATTTAAATATGGACTTTAACCAATATGTCCTTGTCGGAAGCACGGTTCGCTCTTATCTTGCGTATCTCCATGATAACGGAATGATCAATACCGGGTTTATAAATAATAAATTGTGCTGGGTAACAGTGAACAAATAA